Genomic DNA from Halomonas sp. BDJS001:
GTTTCTGCACTACAATATCCCGTTAGTGGGCTTTGGCTGGCTAGCGGCGATGATGCTCTGAAGATCCTATCTTTAAACTAAAAAGGGACAACTTGGTTGTCCCTTTTTAGTTGCTTTAACGCTATCACTATTTAGGTAGATGGTTTTCAAACGCGCTTAATAGCCCTCTTAACAACGAAAGCTCTTTCCGGCTGGGCTGAGCACGGGCGAAGAGAGCTTGAAGCTGCTCTTCAGTGCGGGCGTGGGGCTGGGTTAAAAAGCCACTTGCCTGCATTAAGCGGCTCAGGTGCGCTTGAAAGTGTAAGAACTGCTCCCGGCTGGGCGGCGTTGCCTCCAGCGGGCGCTGATAAGTAAAGCCGCTCTCATCACCTTTACGCCAGGCGCGATGTACTTCATAAGCCAGTATCTGTACCGCCTGGGATAAATTGAGAATACCGTAATCAGGATTGGAGGGAATACTGACCTGATGCGTGCAGCAGCGAATCTCATCGTTAGTCAGCCCCGAACGTTCACGCCCAAACACTAGCGCCACCGGCGCCGTTTGCGCATTCTGGATGACGTCTGCCGCCATCTCATCGGGTTCGTCAAAGTGGGGCAGGGGCAGGCTGCGCAAGCGTGCACTGGCACCAACGACCTGGACGCAATCGTTAACGGCTTCCTCCAGCGAGCTAACCACACGGCCACTCTCCAGTACATCAGTGGCGCCTGCCGCAAGGCGGGTCGCTTCTTCATCAGGAAACAGGCGTGGATTAACCAGCACCAGCTCGGTCAGGCCCATGGTTTTCATGGCTCGCGCGGCAGCGCCGATATTGCCGGGGTGAAAGGTCTGAACGAGTACGATACGGATATTCTGCAACATGCGCTGGTGCCCGGTAGTGGAAATATAGCTTAAAAAAATCGCCCAGATAGTAGCACGTTCAGCCCTGGAAATGGCTGACAAAACGCTATCGACAACCCCGCGCCTGTGCACGCCTCAAAACGCAAGAACCCCACACAAGGCGGGGTTCTTGGTGACAGCTAAACGCTAGCCGTCGATAGAGCGAAGGGCTCAGGGGTGCATTACATCATGCCGTTTAATCACACCCTAACTTACTGAAACCATTGACGTTCAATGGGTTGCGGCTACAATGCTTCCTACATTCCTTCCTACATTTTGTGCCGCCTATAGACATGAACGACCGGAAGCATCTCAAGCTACGCCACAACACCTGGTACTTTCAGAAGCGCGTCCCGAAGGCGCTGAAGCCCCTCTACCCCGACCGAGACATCATTGAGCAGTCCCTGGAGACGGGGGACATCAGGGAGGCGCGAGAGAAGCGAGACATCCTTCTCGGACAGTTGCGCCAGAGAGAGCGGCTGTTGAAAGTTCAGGAGCAACCTCGCCAGCGATTCCTGCAGTATGTCGACCAGCTGAGCCAAGTGGCCGGGGATCGGTTCGTTGGCCCAGGCGTGACTTGGGATGAGGTCTTGGACCCCGAGTCAGTTGGCCGTGCGACCGACCCTGAGTATGTGGAAGCCTTCAAGGCCGTTTCGCAAGGCAAGTCCGAGAGTGAGAAATATGGCGTGACCTTGAAGGAGGTGCTCGACTACTTCATCAGGAACAGTGAGCGTGAGCAGCTCCATACCGAAGGCACCAGAAGCCGCTTCAAAAAGACCGTTACCGCTTTCCTACGCTACCTCAACAATAGCGATATCCAGATGAGCAGGATCGAACGATCCAGAGTATTTGATTTCATCGAGCACTGCAGGGAGAAGCTGTCAGGGTCAACCGTACAGGGCCACTTATCTCGCCTGAAGACGCTATGGGACTACGCTTATGCCCGTGCCTGGGTATCGGCTGACAACCCCTTCGAGAAGCACAAGATCAACACCACCAAGGGACGTCAAAAGAAACAGCCGTTCACAGAGACCGAGTTAAGGCAACTCATGGCAGCCATGGAGCGCCAGCCTTTCTCGATGCAGCTTCTAACCCGGATGGGGCTGTACACTGGGGCTAGGATCAGCGAGTTGGTCAGCCTGAGGCTCCATGACTTCAAGGAAGAAGATGGCATCCTTCTCATGGGCATCGCCTCGCACGAGGACGGCAAGACAGAGGCAGCAACCCGGTGGATTCCAGTGCCGAAGCCGTGCCTCCTCCAAGTGGAGAAACTCAGAACGGGAGCAGCCGATGCGGACTCGGAATATCTTTTCTATGATCTTGTGAGCATTCGACCGGATGGACGGCTTGCTTATCTGGCTACCAAGCGCTTCGGCGAGATTAAGCGAAAGCACGCAACCGAGCGCCAGGACAAAGGCTTCCATTCATTCCGGGTAATGATGGCTACAGCATTGCAACAGGGCGATGTCTCGGAGCTGGTAGCTGCCTACCTCCTCGGCCACAGTCGTAAGGGGCTCACCATGAGCTACGGGTATTACAGCAAAGGCTACGATGCCAAAAAGCTTCAGGAAGCGCAGGATCGTGCAATCGCAGTAATTGACGAGATGCTCACCGAGAAATCCGATCAGGCGGTCACTCAGCTGGAACAAGTGGAAGCCATGTAAGCCCCTAGCCTCGGTGAGACGTTGCGTCGGATCGGGGATAGCCTCGGGTAAGAGCCAGCAGCACAGCTACGTTCAATTAGGGGACAGTTATGGAGAACAACACAGAGAGGCGATGACTGGTAATTAAGTGACAGTCTTAGAGAAGAGGAACGCATGTTCCCGGCTCTGTGTTTCTTGAAGACCTCGCTGAGGGGCGCACATGCAGCGTCCCTAGAGGCCTACTTCCTTTGAGCTTTCGGCATGAGCTGTATGAACGCACCAGATGGCACAACCAGACTGGTGGCAGTTGGGGCAGACGTGAACCGGACAAGACCGGCGCAGATGATTTGAGGGGGCACTGCGTTGAAGTCGGCTACATCTGACATGGTTCAGGTGGTGGTAGTAGAGGGGGCGAAGCCCCACTTTCAGTGGGTCTTATAGTTCTTCTATCAGATAACCATTACTTCATAATCATCATAGTTATTCACCTATACAGGTCTCTATCTATAAGCCCTACATCAAGTCTCTCTTGTGGTCTCTCTGTTGGCTAACCCTGTGAGTGACATCCACAAGATCACTTGATGAAACCATCCTCAACGGTTCTGACATGGATTGTGATGATGACTGAAGATCAGTTGTCTGAAGCATTCTGTCAGCTCCCATCAGTACTGTCGGCCACTCCCTGAGCCGACTACAAGTCAATCTCTAAGTTAACCCAGTGACATCCTCGAAGGCGATTGGTCAGGTAGGCGGTTTGTATCCGCTCACTGGTCTGTCTGCCTGAAGGGAGCCAGTCGCTTTCGACGATGAAGGATACAACCATGAAACCAGACATCATCATCTACACCGATGGCTCTTGCCTAAACAATGGGTCGGAGTTCGCCCCAGGCGGGTGGGCAGCGGTGTTAGAGAATGACCGCAAGCAACTGCGGATCAGTGGGCGAGAATGCCCGACGACCAACCAGCGGATGGAGCTGAGGGCTATTATCGAAGGCCTAAAGGCGATCCAAGGCAGTGGCAAGGTCATCAACATCTACACAGACAGCGCTTATGCCCGGAACGGCTGCATCACTTGGCGACACAATTGGAAGAAGAACGGCTGGAAGAAAAAGTCCGACAAGAAACCTGTTGAGAACCTTGATCTCTGGAAGCAGTTGGATGAACTGCTGGATCAACATGAGGTAACGCTGCTCAAGGTGAAAGGCCACAGTGGCCACCCGCAGAATGAACTAGCCGATAGCATGGCTGTAGCTGCTGCTCGCGGACAGGTCTTCAAGGGTTACCGGCAGGTCGGTGACTACCAGTTCGACTGGAGGGAAGTCGCATGATGAGAAAGGCTGCTGAATACTCTTTCAGGGCGACGGAAAAGCGGAGCAAACCGATTCTGCCTGAAGTCAGGCCAAACAAGCGATACCGGCGGAAGAGAACACAGGTTAGCTGACCCGGAATTTTGCGGCAAAATCTGAGGCGGTATTATACGCGCTGCGAGACGAGACTTCCCCCCTGGTCCCGGGCATGGGCCTGTGAAAATGACACCGGCTGGGGGAGGGGAGTCCAAAAGAATCTGCTGGCGCGGGTGCATAATGGTAACTTGTGCGCCAGCATCCAAAGGTAAGTCAATCGCGGATGATGGACAGACATTTCATGTAGCCGCACCCATTTTGATGGCTCGTTGAACTGTACTTGGAGCACACCCAGCCAGTTCCGCCGTCTTGCGAATACTGAAGCCTGTGGCTCGCAGCTCCCTGATCTTTTCATGAAGCGCCTCATCAGTGGGACGCCCCTTGTAGATGCCCTTAGCTTTGGCTTGCTCGATCCCCTGGGTCTGACGCCTTCTACGATCCTCGTAGTCTTTCCTAGCGATAGCAGCCAGCATGTCCAGCAACATGGCATTCACGGCATCCAGCATCCTGGCAGTGAAATCGTCTCCGCTGGTCACCCGCATGGCGGCATGGCTCGTTGGCAGATCCAGGGACACCACTCTTACACCAGCCTTCTGAATGGCGCTCTTCAGCGTTTCCCAATCATCACGGGTCAAGCGGGTGAGTCGGTCCACCTGTTCGATCAGAAGGACATCTCCAGGCCCCGAGTCGGACAACAGCCGCATCAGCTCGGAACGCTCTGCCTTGGTGCCACTGACGTTCTCGGTGTACCACGCCGCCACGCGAGCGCCATGCTCCTGTGCAAACCTGCTGAGGGTCTCACGGGCTCGCTCGGCGTTCTGATCCTCGGTGGAGGCCCTCAAGTACCCACGGATAAAGATGTATGGTGACATCGTTCGCTACCTCTCTCACAACCCCTGTACTCGTTTGGGTGTGATGATTTTTAGCGTATCCGTTTGGGTTGTCAAGAGTGCCATATCGGTACGCCTAGACCCGGCCTATGACCGTGCTCGTTGAGGTATACCCAAAAGAATGCGCTGTGAAAAATCAACAGATATACGCATTGGCTCTCCTGCTTGGTCTATGCTTTAAGATGCCCTACCACAAGGAGAAGCTCATATGAGTTCGATGAAAGATGGCATCCACCACATTGCCCAGACTTCCGTTAAGGCTACAGCCATTATCACCGAAGGGATGATTTCCGCTGGTGTAGATCCTCGTGAAGCCCACAAATATGCAGCCCCAGTTGCAGCGCAGGTCATGGCTGGCCAGGTGGAGGATATTTTTGGTGACGCAAACGCTGCTCAGTTCACTGAACGTCTACGGGAGCTTGGCAGTGAGCACGCCAGTTGGAATCAAGCGCAACCAGCAAGGCAATTCGTGTGCTACGAAGACAAGGAAGAGTGAGTGATTGAGCTACCGCCTCGGCATCCGCCAGATGTCGAGGTGACCTTTTGCTTGTTAGTTCTTTCTTTGTCTATGTGATTGATTTAATTATTTTTATTGCCTGGAAGGATTCGAGTAAACACTCTGCCCACCACCGTAGTAACTGGTCATCAGATGGTGGAAAGCCGCATCACATTTCTCGTTGTAGATGTCTTCCTCGAAGCTATCCGGCAGTCCCCGGTCGAAGACGATTTCCAGGGTACGGCGGACATCGCCCTTGGCCTGGGCCTTCTTCCGCCAGTCCAGCACCAGCTTCTCCTCCTTGAGTGTCTCCAGCAGTTCCCGACACATGGCCTTCACCTGGGCCACCTCCTTGTCGGTCATTTCCGGTGCTGGCTTGGTGATGATGTCGAACAGTGCCAGCTCCTCTTCAGTCAGCCCCTCACGGATTGCCCGCTGGTCTTCTTCCTGCAGCTCCTCTGTGAACTTCATCAGCTGCTGGAAGAACGCCTCGATGTTCAGGCTGCCCGAGTTGTACTTCTCGATCAGCTTCTGGAGCTTCTCCATGAAGTCGGTGCGGCTGGGGTTCTTGGCCACCATGCTCTCCAACTTCTGGTTCAGCAGTGCCCGCAACTTCTCAGCCTCGGTGCGCTTCTTGCCCTTGCTGAACCTCTCCTTGAGCTTCTCGAAGTCGATCTGGCTGAGATCGAAGAGCTTCTCCTCATCAGTATCCTCGATAACGTAGGGCACCGGAGCGACCGACTGATCCAGCAGGTCGTCCACGTCCCTCATCACCTGTGAGATGTCCACTTCGGGCTCCAGCGCCTTGATCTTCTGGGCCAGCACCGAAAGCAGTACCGCATCGGGGGCCAGATCATTGGCTGAAGGATCAGGGAGGATGGCTCGGTAGACTCGGGAGGTGGCCCTGGCGAGGTTCAGGAAAGCCTTTTTGGTCTCTTCGCTATCCAGTAGCTTCTCGCGGGCATCGTCCAGCAAGGCAACTTTATCGAAGCCTCCAGCAGTTTTGATCGCCTCGGGGTCAATCTGCTTTTCGGTCAGGAAGGTAATTCCCTTGGCCAGCAGGTGCTTGAGGTACTCAACCAGCTCGGCCTTCTGGTGGATCGGTGTATCACCATCTTGAGGCGGCTCATCTCCGTATCCTGGCCTCGGCTCAGCTACCTTTGATGAAGCCCCGCCATAGATGGCCAACGCCTCCTGCAGCTTCCTGAAGACACCCGCGTAGTCCACGATCAGACCCGCTTCCTTGCCGGGGTACTTCCGGTTGGCCCTGGCAATGGTCTGCATCAAGGTGTGATTCTTCATCGGCTTGTCGAGGTAGATGGTCGAGCAGGAAGGCACATCGAAGCCGGTGATCCACATGGCACAGACGAACACCAACCGCAGCGGTCCATCAGGATCCTTGAACTGCTCGTCGAGGTCTTCCTCCACCATGCGCTTGCGGTGAGGCAGAATGTCGAGCCCCTTGTCCGCCAGCTCTTTCACCTCGTTCTGACCCTGGGAGACCACCACTGCCATATCGGTCGTCTCCAGCACCTCGATCTTGTGCTTTAGCGCCTCCTGCTGCTCCTTTGGGGCCGATTCCAGATCAGCCCGAAGGCGGGCCAGGTAGTCTTTCCAGTGGGCCTGAACCTTGTTGTACATCTTCACGGCGGTGGCCTTGTCGATGCAGACCATCATCGCCTTGCCTTGGTGGCCCCTGCCGACGAAGTGCTGCACCAGATCTTCGGCAATGGCCTCCAGGCGGTCATCGCGGGTAATCAGGTGGTACTCTCGGGCGAACACACGCTCGACCTTCTTCTCCTGATCCTCGTCCAGTTCTGCATCTTCCAGCAGCCGGGTCAGATCGTCGTTGAGGTTATCGTTGATCAGTTGCAGCTCGGGGATACGGTTCTCGTAGTAGAGCGGTACCGTGGCCCCATCGGCGATGGACTGTCCGAAGTCGTAGACCGAGATGTAGTCACCGAACACTTCCTTGGTCTTCTCTTCACCGGCCATCAGAGGCGTCCCGGTGAAGCCCAGGAAGGCGGCATGGGGAAGCGCCGTCCGCATGTTCATCGCTAGGGTGTCGTACTGGGAACGATGGGCCTCGTCGGTGATAACGATGACGTCCTGACGGTCAGAGAGCTTTGGATACGTCTCACCTTGCTTGGTGCCGAACTTCTGGATCAGCGTGAAGACGTAACGGTGATCCTCGCTGAGCAGCTGCTTGAGGTGGGCACCACTCTCGGCATGGGCCTCCACCTCGTTGACTGCACCGGTGGCAGCGAAGGTCTTATATATCTGCTCGTCCAACTCGTTGCGGTCGGTGACAATCACGAACGTCCAGTTGCCGGTGATCGTGCGATGGATCTTCTGGGTGAAGAACACCATAGAGAGCGACTTGCCCGACCCCTGGGTGTGCCAGAATACCCCTAGTCGACCCGCCTCACCGGCAGGGCGATCTTTGATGCGCTGCAGTTCGGCGATAGCCTTGTTCACTCCGAGGTACTGGTGGTTCTTGGCGATCTTCTTGATAGTGCCACCTTGGGCCTCCTCGAACACCGTAAAGTTCTCCACGATGTCCAGTAGCCTTGTTCGCTCGGCAATGCCTCGGATGGCAGTCTCCAGGGACACCACGCCTTTCTCACCCTCGTCGTTGATCCGCTTCCACTCGAAGAGATGCTCCCAGGGGGAGAAGGTGCTGCCCACCAGAGTCTCGGAGCCGTTGGAGAGCATCACCACGGCGTTGTAGGTGAACAACTGGGGAATCACCGAGCGGTAGTCGCTCAGGTTGCCATCATAGGCCGACTTGAGGGTCTTGTGGCTGGTCTTCAGCTCCACGAACAGCAGCGGCAGCCCGTTCACGAAGCCGACCAGATCGGTGCGCCGAGTATGCAACTCACCCCGCACCCAGAACTGCGAGGTCAGCAGGAAGTCGTTCTCCTCGGGCTTGCTCCAGTCGACCACCCGCACGGTCTCGATAGTGGTGCCGCCGTCCTCCTCGGATACCTCGACCTTCACGCCATCCTTGAGCAGCCGGTAGACCTCCAGATTGGCGTTCACCGCCAGCAACTTGGAGCGGTCTCGGGTCAGCTCCACGATGGCCTTCTCCAGGGCATCGGCGGGCAGCTCGGGGTTGAGCTTCTCCAAGGCCACGCGCAGCCTGGGCACCAGCACCACATCCTGCTGTGTCTGCCGTCCCTCGCTCGATACCGTACCCAACCACTCTCCGTAGAGATTGGCAGTGTCCCAGCCCAGATCAGCGAACAGCTCGATAGCGGGCTGCTCGACCAGGGCATCTTCGGAGTAGGCATAGGTGGGGGATGGCGGGGGCGTCATGCGGCTTCGACCTCCTTGTCGTCGGGCATGGGGATATCGGATACGTCGATCTCACCGGAAACCAGCTTGGGCAGGAGCAGGTCGCGTTGGGCGCGTAGGTTGGAGTTCTTGCGCTGGAGCCGGTTTACCAAGATGTATAGAGGATCAACCAATAGCGAAAACTGATCCACAACTTTAGGATCAGGCGTCATTACTCTTACTCCAGATAATCCATCCAACGTAAGCTGAGGCTGCGCAGCTCCCCCGACAACAGACATCACAGGGGCGTTGAGCATAACTTGCTCAATATATCCGAAATGGGTGTTCAGTTCTGAATCTTTAGGCATCACAGT
This window encodes:
- a CDS encoding RNA methyltransferase; the encoded protein is MLQNIRIVLVQTFHPGNIGAAARAMKTMGLTELVLVNPRLFPDEEATRLAAGATDVLESGRVVSSLEEAVNDCVQVVGASARLRSLPLPHFDEPDEMAADVIQNAQTAPVALVFGRERSGLTNDEIRCCTHQVSIPSNPDYGILNLSQAVQILAYEVHRAWRKGDESGFTYQRPLEATPPSREQFLHFQAHLSRLMQASGFLTQPHARTEEQLQALFARAQPSRKELSLLRGLLSAFENHLPK
- a CDS encoding site-specific integrase, producing MNDRKHLKLRHNTWYFQKRVPKALKPLYPDRDIIEQSLETGDIREAREKRDILLGQLRQRERLLKVQEQPRQRFLQYVDQLSQVAGDRFVGPGVTWDEVLDPESVGRATDPEYVEAFKAVSQGKSESEKYGVTLKEVLDYFIRNSEREQLHTEGTRSRFKKTVTAFLRYLNNSDIQMSRIERSRVFDFIEHCREKLSGSTVQGHLSRLKTLWDYAYARAWVSADNPFEKHKINTTKGRQKKQPFTETELRQLMAAMERQPFSMQLLTRMGLYTGARISELVSLRLHDFKEEDGILLMGIASHEDGKTEAATRWIPVPKPCLLQVEKLRTGAADADSEYLFYDLVSIRPDGRLAYLATKRFGEIKRKHATERQDKGFHSFRVMMATALQQGDVSELVAAYLLGHSRKGLTMSYGYYSKGYDAKKLQEAQDRAIAVIDEMLTEKSDQAVTQLEQVEAM
- the rnhA gene encoding ribonuclease HI, which translates into the protein MKPDIIIYTDGSCLNNGSEFAPGGWAAVLENDRKQLRISGRECPTTNQRMELRAIIEGLKAIQGSGKVINIYTDSAYARNGCITWRHNWKKNGWKKKSDKKPVENLDLWKQLDELLDQHEVTLLKVKGHSGHPQNELADSMAVAAARGQVFKGYRQVGDYQFDWREVA
- a CDS encoding recombinase family protein, which produces MFIRGYLRASTEDQNAERARETLSRFAQEHGARVAAWYTENVSGTKAERSELMRLLSDSGPGDVLLIEQVDRLTRLTRDDWETLKSAIQKAGVRVVSLDLPTSHAAMRVTSGDDFTARMLDAVNAMLLDMLAAIARKDYEDRRRRQTQGIEQAKAKGIYKGRPTDEALHEKIRELRATGFSIRKTAELAGCAPSTVQRAIKMGAAT
- a CDS encoding type I restriction endonuclease subunit R, translated to MTPPPSPTYAYSEDALVEQPAIELFADLGWDTANLYGEWLGTVSSEGRQTQQDVVLVPRLRVALEKLNPELPADALEKAIVELTRDRSKLLAVNANLEVYRLLKDGVKVEVSEEDGGTTIETVRVVDWSKPEENDFLLTSQFWVRGELHTRRTDLVGFVNGLPLLFVELKTSHKTLKSAYDGNLSDYRSVIPQLFTYNAVVMLSNGSETLVGSTFSPWEHLFEWKRINDEGEKGVVSLETAIRGIAERTRLLDIVENFTVFEEAQGGTIKKIAKNHQYLGVNKAIAELQRIKDRPAGEAGRLGVFWHTQGSGKSLSMVFFTQKIHRTITGNWTFVIVTDRNELDEQIYKTFAATGAVNEVEAHAESGAHLKQLLSEDHRYVFTLIQKFGTKQGETYPKLSDRQDVIVITDEAHRSQYDTLAMNMRTALPHAAFLGFTGTPLMAGEEKTKEVFGDYISVYDFGQSIADGATVPLYYENRIPELQLINDNLNDDLTRLLEDAELDEDQEKKVERVFAREYHLITRDDRLEAIAEDLVQHFVGRGHQGKAMMVCIDKATAVKMYNKVQAHWKDYLARLRADLESAPKEQQEALKHKIEVLETTDMAVVVSQGQNEVKELADKGLDILPHRKRMVEEDLDEQFKDPDGPLRLVFVCAMWITGFDVPSCSTIYLDKPMKNHTLMQTIARANRKYPGKEAGLIVDYAGVFRKLQEALAIYGGASSKVAEPRPGYGDEPPQDGDTPIHQKAELVEYLKHLLAKGITFLTEKQIDPEAIKTAGGFDKVALLDDAREKLLDSEETKKAFLNLARATSRVYRAILPDPSANDLAPDAVLLSVLAQKIKALEPEVDISQVMRDVDDLLDQSVAPVPYVIEDTDEEKLFDLSQIDFEKLKERFSKGKKRTEAEKLRALLNQKLESMVAKNPSRTDFMEKLQKLIEKYNSGSLNIEAFFQQLMKFTEELQEEDQRAIREGLTEEELALFDIITKPAPEMTDKEVAQVKAMCRELLETLKEEKLVLDWRKKAQAKGDVRRTLEIVFDRGLPDSFEEDIYNEKCDAAFHHLMTSYYGGGQSVYSNPSRQ